Within the Streptosporangium album genome, the region GAGGGGCATGCACGCCCCGACCGGGTGGCGGGGGTGGACCGGGGGGTGGTGACGGCTGCCGTCACCTCCGGCGGGGAGTTCTTCGACCGCCGCCATGCCGGCGAGTCCGGCGTGTCCTCGCCGGTGCCCCCGAAGGAGGAGAAGGCCGACCGCGAGGCCGATCTGGGCTACCTGTCGGCCGGTGAGGCGGAGCGGTGTCTGCGGCTGCAACGCCGGTTGGCCCGTACGAAGAAGGGCTCGGCCCGGCGCAAGGTGGTGGCCGGTGAGGTGGGGGAGATCATGCGGCGGGTTCGGTGGCGCCGGGCGGACTTCAACGCCCAGAGCGCGCACCGGCTCACCCGCGACTACGGGCACATCGTCTTGGAGGATCTGGGCGTCCGTGGCATGACCGCCTCGGCGTCCGGCACGATCGAGGAGCCGGGTTCGCGGGTCGCTCAAAAGTCTGGCCTCAATAAGGCGATCTTGGATAAGGGCTGGTATGGGCTGGAAGTCGCGTTGCGGTCCAAGGCGCGCTGTACCGGCAGCGTCATCGGTAAGGTCCCTGCTGCCTACACGTCCCAGACGTGCTCGGCTCCGGCCTGCGGGAAGGTGGACGCGAAGAGTCGTGAGAGCCAAGCCCTCTTCCGTTGCACCGCCTGCGGGTATACCGAGCACGCTGACGTGAACGCCGCAAAATGCATCAGGGCCAGAGGACAGGCGGCCGGGCCGGTCGTCTCAGGGCGTGGAGACTCGGGGTTGCCCGGGTCGGTGAAGCGTCAAGCACCCCGTTCCATAGCTCGCGGCGTGCCGCGGGCTGCCGCGTAAGCGGCACGGGAATCCCCGTCCTTCAGGGCAGGGAGCAGGTCAATTCATGGAGACGCTGTTCGGCGGTTTCCTGGGCCTGGTCATCGTGATCGTCTGGACTCCCCGCTTCGTCGTGACGCTGCTCTGCGCGGACGGCCGTCCCGGCCTGCGCAGGTACTGGGCGCGCTGGGCCGCGGCCCCGCTCATGGGGGTGATCGTGACCGGGCTTGTGCACTTCGACGTCCCCTACACCGCCCGGTTCGCGCTCTCCGAGACGAGCCTGGAGCGCTACGCCCGGGCGGTGGCGGCGGGGACGGAGCCCGAGACTCAGGAAAAGATGGTGGGACTGTTCCCCCTGGTGTCGGTCGAGCGCACCGACACCGGTGCGCGTTTCCTGGTGCGGGGCACAGGTTTCCTCGGCTCCTACGGCTTTGCCTGGAGCCCCGTGGCGGAGCCTCCGGGCGGCGACGAGGGTGACTACGAACACCTGCGCGGGCACTGGTACGAATGGATGGAAGGATCCTGGTAGTGAACATCCCCGGCAAGCCGGCCGTCTGGATCGGTGTCGTCGTCGCCTTCATGGCGATGTTCCTGTTGCCTGGCTACGTCACCTGACTGCTGGTCCTGGTCGTCGCGCCGGGCGCCATGTTCGCCGCCGTGATCGCGGCCTACCAGGAGGTCGCCCGATTCCGGATCGTCGAGCACTCGACCGGCCCGGCCGCCGCCGTGCCCGATCGAAATCCCATCAAGTCGAAGGCAGGGGACCGTCGCCCCCAGGCGACGGGGGAATGCCGTGCGGGAAGGCCCTCTGGGGCCTGAGCGTGCCCTGACCCGCAGGTTGAGGTCTTTGCCTGTCCTCCTTGGATTATAAGAGAGCCAGGCTTATAATGATCGGGTGGCTCGTCAGGTGCGTACCTCTCCGGGCGCGGCGTACGACCTGGGCTACCACGTGGTGTGGTGCCCCAAGTATCGTCGCCGTGTCCTGGATGGCCGGGTGAAGATCCGACTGCAGGAACTGATCCACGCCAAGGCCGACGAACACGGGTGGGAGATCATCACACTTGAGGTGATGCCGGATCACGTGCATCTGTCCGTGAAACCGCATCCGAAGGATTCACCCTCCTACGTGGCGAACCAGTTCAAGGGCCACACCTCGCACGTGCTGCGAGAAGAGTTCGCCCACCTACGCTCGCGGTTGCCGACCCTGTGGTCACGGTCGTATTTCGTGGCGAGCGTGGGCGCGGTGTCAGCGGCGACCGTCTGTCCGATGGTGCAGCGGCGACGCGGGCGAGTTCCAAATCAACGGCTGCGGTTTCTGCGTCGACATCCACACCAAGGAGGCCGCGGCCGCCGGTGAAACCTCGCTCCGGCTCAACCTGGTCGCCGCCTGGCGCGAGGCCACCGTGTTCACCGAGGCCGAACGGGCCGCGCTGGCGCTCACCGAGGAGGGCACCCGGCTCGGCGTGATCGTGCGCAACCAGGGGGGCTCCTACGAGCCCGGCATGTTCAGCTGATCGGCAGATGAATCCCGGCCCGGCTCAGGATCATTCGATCCGGGCCGGGCCCACGCTTGTCCGGGCGCGGCTACAACGTCGCCGTGCGCCCGTCGGCCAGCAGCGCCACCGCGGTGTCGAGCTCCATGCCGTCCGGCACCTCGATGAGCCCGGCGGCGTCCACCGCGACGCGCTCGGCATAGCCTCCCGACCCCCCGGTGCCGCTGATCACCCGCCTGCCTACCAGTGCCCCGTCGGCTCCGGTGCCTCCGCCGCGACGAGCACCTCCGGCCCGCCGAACTCCTTCGCCGTCGCCTCGGACCCGCCCTGACCGGACGGAACCCCGCTACGGCCGCCCGTCGATCCGGGTTGCGGCGTCGGCGAACTCGAAAGCCGGAAGGACGCGGTCATGGGATTTCCGGAAAATTTGGACCTAGGCGGCTGTCCCGTTCATATGAGTTCGATCAACTGGACACGTACCGTGGAGGCAACGAGGAGGCGCCATGCTTCGCCGTACGTTGATGCGAACCGGAGGACTGGCCGCCGGGGCGGCCTTCGCCGGATCACTCTGGCAGGGGGCCGCGCAGGCCCTCCCGCTCCGTGCCCCCGGCCCCTACGGCGCGCTCGGCGCTCCCGACGTCAACGGCGTCGCGTTGCCCCCGGGGTTCACCGGCAGGGTCGTCGCCCGCACCGGACGGCGGGTCGGCGGGGTGCTCTGGCACCCGGCGCCGGACGGCGGCGCGTGCTTCCCGGACGGCGACGGCTGGATCTACGTCTCCAACTCGGAGGTCCCGCTGCTCGGCGGTGCGACGGCGATCAGGTTCGGGCCGGGCGGGGCCGTCCGCGGCGCCTACCGGATCCTGTCGGGCACCAACCTCAACTGCGCCGGCGGCCGTACGCCGTGGAACACCTGGCTGTCGTGTGAGGAGATCCTGCGCGGGCGGGTCTTCGAGTGCGACCCGTACGGCTCGCGCGCCGCGATGCCGCGCCTGGCCATGGGCAGGTTCAGGCACGAGGCCGCCGCCTGCGACCCGGACCGGCAGGTGATCTACCTGACCGAGGACGAGCCGGACGGCTGCTTCTACCGGTTCCGGCCGACCCACTGGGGTGATCTGACGGCGGGCCGGCTGGACGTGCTCTGCGCCTCCTCCGCCGGGGCGGTGACCTGGCAGCGGGTGCCGAATCCGGCGGCGCTGCTGGAGGCGACCCGCCACCAGGTGGACGCCGCCAGGCGCTTCAACGGGGGAGAGGGGTGCCACTACGCCGACGGTGTCTGCTTCTTCACCACCAAGGGCGACAACCGGGTGTGGGGCTATGACACGGAGAGCGAGCGCCTGGAGATCGTCTACGACGCCGACGCCCCGCTGAGAGTCGTGGACAACCTCACCGGCACTCCCGGCGGGGACCTCTACGTCGCCGAGGACACCGGGAACATGGAGATCAATCTGATCACCCCCGACCGGGTGGTCACCCCGTTCCTCCGGGTCGACGGCCACCCGAAGTCGGAGATCACCGGCCCCGCCTTCTCTCCCGACGGCCGCCGCCTCTACTTCTCCTCCCAGCGTGGCGTCCGAGGGGACACCGCCGGGACCGACGGCGTCACCTACGAGGTCACCGGCCCCTTCCGCCGCTGAGTCCCCCTTCCCGCGGAGAAGCCGGGTCCCCGGCACCCTCCTGCGGAGAAGAGGTCAGGCCGGGGGCGGCCCCTCAGAGGTCCCTGGCCCAGACCTCCTCGACGAAGCCGTCCGCCGGCTGCTCCTCGACCAGCTCGAATCCCACCGCCCCGTAGATCCGCCGGGCGCCGGTGAGCACGTCCCTGGTCCACAGCGTGATCCGCCGGTAGCCCGCAGCCGCGGCGAAGCGCACGCACTCCTCGACGAGCCGTCCGCCGATCCCCATCCCCCTGGTGGACGGCTCGACCAGGAGCATCCGGAGCTGGGCCGTCTCGTCGTCCTGGCGCACGCAGAAGACGCACCCGGCCCGCTCGCCGTTCACCTCGGCGATCCACCCGGCCTCGCGCGCGGGGTCGTGCTTGTCCACGTAGTCGGCCACGATCCTGGCCACCAGCGCCTCGAAATCCTGGCCCCAGCCGTACTCCTGGCTGTAGATCACGCCATGGCGGTGCACCACCCAGCCCAGATCCCCCGGGCGCGGCGGGCGGATGACGTACGGCTCCGCCTTCGGCGTACGCGTGAGGATCTCCTGGATCGTCGCCATGCTCGCCACCAGTCGCCGCCGGTCCTCCTCGGTCACCGGGTCCAGCAGGCCGCGCACCTGCGCCGCCGAGCGTTCGTCAAGGGTCGCGAACGTCTTCCTGCCCGCCTCGGTCAGCCCGATGACCTGCCGCCGCCCGTCGGCGGCGGACCGCTCGCGCGCGACCAGGCCGTCGGTCTCGAACCGCCCGAGCATCCTGCTGAGGTATCCGGCGTCGAGTTTGAGCAGGCGTCGCAGCTCACCGGCCTCCATGCGGTCCCGCCGGGACAGCTCGAACAGCACCCTGACCTCGGTGAGGGAGTAGGGGGTGTCCAGGACGCCCTGGTGAAGCACGCCGATGACCCCGGTGTAGAAGCGGTTGAAGGCACGGATCTCCGCGACATGGTTGTCCATGGCTGACAGAATCAACTATTTCACTGACTCAGTCAATCAAATATCTCGCAGGCTCTCGCCCCGGCTTCTGGTCGCCGCTCGGCTGCGCTAAGTTCGCAGACTGGCTGACAAAGGGCGATCTTTCCGTGGATTGCATAAGTCGCCCTGGTGCGGCGAGAGGAACATGATGACTGGGATTGCGTATATCGGTGGATACACCCCCGACACCGGCGGATCGGGTGTGGGGATCACTCTGGTGGACCTGGAGAGCCTCGCGCGGCTCGGCGAGACGAGGGCCTCGGGCCCGTCCTTCCTCGCCGCCCACCCCCGGCTCCCGGTCCTGTACGCGGTGGAGGAGGGCGAGCGGGGCATGGTGAGCGTCTTCGCCCGTGCCGATGACGGCGCCCTGACCCCGCTGTCCCGGCGGCCGAGCGAGGGGTCGGCCCCCTGCCACCTGGCCGTCGATCCGTCGGGCACCCGTCTCGCGGTGGCCAACTACGGCGACGGCACGGTGAGCGTGCACGGGATCGACGGCTCCGGCCTGCTCACCGACGTGTGGACCTTCCCCTACCGGGAGGGCGCCCATGCCCACCAGGCCGTCTTCGGTCCCGACGGCGTGCTGTACGTGACCGACCTGGGTGCCGGCGAGGTCCGCCGTTACCTCGTCGACGGCGAGGTGGCGTCGCACCCCGACGGTCCGGTACGGCTCGCGTCCGGTATGGGCCCCCGGCACATGGCCCGGTCCGGAGACCACTGGTACGTCGCCGGGGAGCTGGACGGTACGGTCCGTGTCTACGACGACGGCTGGCGTGAGCTGCGGGCCGTCCCCGCCAGTGCCACCGGGGGGGAGAACGCTCCCTCGCACCTGGAGGTGTCCGGCGGGTCCGTCTACGTCGGCAACCGGGGCCCCGACACCGTCTCGGTGTTCTCTCCGCTCACCCTGGACCCGATCGCCGAGGTCGGCTGCGGGGGTGTCTGGCCGCGGCACTTCGCCATCGCCGGCGACCGGATGTACGTGGCCAACCAGCGCTCCGGCGGCGTCGCCGTACTGACGATGAAGGACGGGGTCCCGCGGTTCGACGGGGAGGTGTTCGCGGTGGGCACTCCCTCGTGCGTGCTGCCGTCGGCCTGAGTCAAAGAACAGCCCAAATCCCGTGCGGGCCCCTCCCGCACGGGACATGCTGCGGCCCATGTTCGAAGTGCCCCTGCGTCTGGCCGTCGCGCTGACGGTGACCCTGGTAACCGTCGGGTGCTCCGTCACCGCCGCGCCCGTGTCCTCCGGAGGCGTTTCCTCCGTGCGAGAGAGTCCCTCCCCGCCCGGCGGTGCCGGCACGGCGGTGAAGGCGGGCGCCGCCGACGCCACCGCCACGGCGAGGAACGCCACCGTGGCCGAGAACGCCAGGGCGGGCGATCCGCGCTGGCGGATCGGGGACCCCGGCACGGAGCACGAGATCGAGGGTTTCGCCGACCGGGTGAGCGTGCTGCCGGGGGAGGGCTTCCGGCTGTACGTCTCGACCACGGCCGGCCGCTACACCGCCCGCGCCTTCCGGATGGGCTGGTACGGCGGAGCCGGGGCCCGGCAGGTCTGGAAGTCCGCGGAGCTGCCCGGTGTGAGACAGGCTCCGCCCAGGACGGTCGCCGCCACCCGGACGGTGACCGCCGCCCGCTGGAGGCCGGGCCCCGAGGTGGACACCTCCGGCTGGCCCGAGGGCTCCTACCTGATCCGGCTGGACGCCGCCACCGGGGGCCGTCGCTACGTCCCCCTCACCGTCAGGTCCGCCTCCACCCGGGGGCGCCTGGTCGTCGTCAACGCGGTCACCACCTGGCAGGCCTACAACGACTGGGGTGGCCGCAGCCTCTACAAGGGACCCGGCGGCTTCGCGGACAGATCCCGCGCGGTCAGCTTCGACCGTCCCTACGACACCTCCGGCGCCCGGCTCTTCCTGGACATGGAACGCGACGCCATCCAGCTCGCCGAGCGCGACGGTCTCCCGCTCTCCTACGTCACGGACCTGGAGCTCGACCGCGACCCGCACGTCCTCGACGGAGCCCGGGGCCTCGTCTCCCTCGGCCACGACGAATACTGGTCGGACCACATGCGCCACACCGTCGAGGCCGCCCGCGCCCACGGCACCAACATCGCCTTCCTCGGCGCCAACGCCGTCTACTGGCGGATCCGCTTCGCCGCGACACCCCTGGGCCCCGGCCGCCTCGTCGTCTGCCACAAGGACGCCGCCGAGGACCCCGGGACGGCCCTGTGGCGTGAGAGCGGTAAGCCGGAGAACTCGCTGACGGGCCCGATGTACGACTGTTTTCCCTCCGAGTCCGCCTACGTGGTCACCCGTCCCGGAAACTGGATCTTCAAGGGCACCGGGGTGCGGCGCGGCACCGCCTTCCCCGGCATGGCCGGGGTGGAGACCGACAAGGTGGTCGCGGGCGCGCCCCGCCCCATGGAGGTCCTGTCGGTCTCCCCGGTCGACTGCGGCGGCCGGGCCACGGTCGCGCACAGCGCCTACTACACCGCGCCGAGCGGCGCCGCCGTGTTCGACTCCGGCACGATGCGCTGGGTGTGCGCGATGCGGGGCGCCCGCTGCGGCCACGGCGTCACCGCACGGGCCGGCGCCTTCGTCCGGAGAGCCACCAGGAATCTTCTGCGGGTCTTCGCGGCCGGCCCGGCCGGGCGCAGCCATCCGGCCGAGGACAACCTCGAATCCCTGGGCCTGGCCGGACCGGCGCCCCGCTGAGGAGGGACGGTCCCCGATGCCACGTGACCGATCCGGGGAAGACGCGACAGGGACACGCGGAGCGGTCGCCTGCGGGGCGCGGAAAGCGCGCGGCGCGGTCGCCCGCGGGCGAACGGCAAGCATGGAGAAGACTGGGAGGGGGAGACGACGTCCCGCGACCTCGGCCGCTCCGGCGTCACCGGTGAGAACCGGCGGCCGACAAATCAGGACTCCGCCAATTTGGTCTAGACCATTGGCCTCAACAGCAGGCAGAATGCGATGCGTCGGCGGCGTAAATCCCTCGCCGGCCGCGCCACCCCGCTTAGTCTGGCCGTCTTGCCTCGGAACCACCACCGGAGGATGCCATGCGTATTGGAGTGCTAACCGGGGGCGGCGACTGCCCCGGCCTGAACGCCGTTATCCGTGCGGTCGTGCGCAAGGGGGTCAGCGTCTACGGGCACGAATTCGTCGGATTCCGTGACGGCTGGCGCGGCCCGCTCGAAGGCGACACCATGCCGCTGGACATCCAGGCCGTGCGGGGGATCCTGCCGCGCGGCGGCACGATCCTCGGCTCATCGCGGACCAATCCGATCAAGATTGACGGCGGTGTTGAGAAGATCAAGGAAAATCTTGTGTCGACCGGGGTCGACGCGCTGATCGCGATCGGCGGTGAAGACACCCTGGGGGTCGCCAAGCAGCTCTCCGACAAGGGCGTGAAGGTCGTCGGCGTGCCGAAAACGATCGACAACGACCTCAACGCCACCGACTACACCTTCGGCTTCGACACCGCCGTCAACATCGCCACCGAGGCGATCGACCGGCTGCACACCACCGCCGAGTCCCACCACCGCGCGCTGATCTGCGAGGTCATGGGCCGTCACGCGGGCTGGATCGCCCTGCACGCGGGCATGGCCGGCGGTGCCAACGTCATTCTCATCCCGGAGAAGCCCTTCGACATCGACCGGGTGTGCGCCTACGTCGAGTCCCGCTTCAAGACCCGCTACGCGCCGATCATCGTCGTCGCCGAGGGCGCCCACCCGATCGAGGGGCAGATGGCGCTCCAGGCGGGTGAGCTCGACTCCTTCGGCCACGTCCGGCTGGGCGGCATCGGCGAGATGCTCGCCAAGGAGATCGAGAAGCGGACCGGCAAGGAGGCCCGTACCACCGTGCTCGGCCACATCCAGCGCGGCGGCACGCCCACGGCCTTCGACAGGGTGCTGGCCACCCGGTTCGGCCTGCAGGCCATCGACGCCGTGCACGACGGCCAGTTCGGCGTCATGGTCGCGCTGCAGGGCACCGACGTCGTCCGGGTCGGTCTCGCCGAGGCCACCAAGGAGCTGAAGACCGTGCCGGTCAGCCGCTACGAGGAGGCCGAGGTCTTCTTCGGCTGACCGCCGGTGCGAGGGGCTTGTCCGTGCTGTGCACGGTCTCCAGCTGTGCCAGCAGCGCGGCGTCGTCCTGCTGCTCCTGTTCCGAAGGTGACAGGACGACGGTCAGCAGCAGGATGAGCGTCAGCACGCTGATCACGATCAGGGCGGGCAGCATGAAGTCGGAGCCCCGGGCTCCGGCGACCGGCGTCAGGGAGATCTGGGGCTGTACCTCCATCGCGAACATGCCGACGTAGTGCATGCCGCAGACCGCGATGGCCATGATCAAGCCCGCGCCGCCGGTGGCGAGCGCGCCGCCGACCCGCTGGGTGAACCAGAGCGCCACGGTCGAGGCGGCGATCGCGATCACCACCGAGAACCCCACCAGCAGCGGATCGTAGGAGATGCGCGCCGCCGTGTTCATCGCGAACGTGGCGGCGTAGTGCATGCCGGCCATGCCGAGACCGGTGAACAGCCCACCGCCGAGAAGGGGGATCAGCCTCTCGCCCCCGTGGGAGGCCATGAACAGGCCGGCGCCGGCGACGACCACCGCCGGCACCGCTGAGCCGGCCGTCAGGGGCACGTCGTAGCGGATCGGGCCCCCCACGGTGAACCCTGTCATGGCGATGAAGTGCATGCCCCAGACGCCGGTGACGCCGATGGACAGCGCTCCGCCGATCAGCCGGCGCAGCCGGGACGGACCCGTGCTCAGCCGTGCCCTCATGGTGAGCAGGAGGCCCAGCACGCATCCGATGCTCGACATGACATAGGCCAGCACGGGGGTGATCAGGCCGTAGGAGAAGTGGTCTACGTGGGACATGATCCAGTTCTCTGTGAGGGGGAACGGCGATTATCGCAGCTGATCGTTGTTCCGCCGGAGCATATGGCCGGATCTCCCGGCGGATCGGGTGTCCGTCCGGCCGGGCCTCGCGCGTTCCGCGCCGCCGACGGCCGGGCCCCTGCGCTCTGCGCCGTACGCCGGTCGGCCGTCCCCTGTTGAAATCCATGGAAATGCCATGAGAAATCCAGGTGTTCGACGGGCCCGCCAAAGCATTTCCCATGTAAGGCCGTTCCGGATCGGAACGACCTACCGGGCCGTTGCATTCCGGGGCCAGGTGAATCCTTTATGAGAAAGGCTCTCTGCGGGGAATGGTAGCCGAGTGTGACTAAATGATCCCCGTCGGTTCCTGCGTTGAATCGAAGGGTAATCCGGGGGGTTGAATGCTTTTGCCTCGCTGTGATGAGCGTTCAACTTATTCTCAACTAGCGTGGAATTCAGGTTCTGCGCCGTGTCGGCGTTGCCTTTGATACCGATTCGATGTTCCGTCAGCCCGGGTATCGCCCGGGGCGCACCCGCACGACATGGAGTGATCTCACATGATCAAGCTCAAGAACGCGCTCGCCGCCGGTGTGATGGTGGTCTCCTCTCTCGCCGTCCCCGCGACGGTGTCGGCCCAGTCCGCCAGCGCCGGCACCGGGGCCGAAATCACGTCCACGACGTCCGCTCTCGTCTCCGCCGCGAAGCCCTGCTGGCAGCACCAGAACCCCGCTAGGTGCCGTGCCCGGCGCGGCGGCGGTGGCGGTGGCGGTGGCGGTGGAGGTGGTGGCGGCGGCGGCGGTGGCGGTGGCGGTGGCGGTGGCGGTGGCGGTGGCGGTGGCGGTGGCGGTGGTGGCGGCGCCAATGTCATCAACAACAACACCAACACCAACACCAACACCGTCACCGGCGGCGGCGGCGGCGGTGGCGGTGGCGGTGGCGGTGGCGGCGGTGGTGGCGGTGGTGGTGGCGGCTGATACGCCCGCACCAGTCCCAACGTCGAAAACCCGCTGAACAACCGCGGTGTTCTCCTCGCCGGCCCCGGCAGGGCCGGCGAGGGCCGGAGTTTCCCGCGCCGAGGCCGGTCCCGGCCCCGGGGGCGCCGGCCTCGGGGGATGCGGATGATTCCGTCGTACGGCCACGCCGCCGGCCATCGCGCCGCTTCTCCCTCGGAAAGCCATTCAGAATTCAGAAAGAGGTGCCGGCCGCCGGCCGCCGTCCGCAAGGAGGAGGGCGGTTCCGGTGAAGCGTGAAAGCCGAATTATGCGCGGGACATGACTCTTCCGTGTCAATGGCGATCGAGTTTTCACGTCACCGCATAAAAGCGGCTGACCGTCAGAAGAGCGCGTCCGCGTCAAATGCGCATCGGAGCCCTCCGGAAAATCTGACGCCTGATCCCCCGCCGGTGGACAACTGTCCGTCGGCGGGGATTCGGCGTGCTTTTTCACCGTGGCCACTCTTCGGACAGGCAGGCGCGGGCCCGGTGTGTGGTCACGGCCGCGGCCGGCCGGGAGGCGGGGCCCGCCGCCGTACGGTCGCCGGGCCGGTCCGTCACGCCCTCGACGAGGCGCTGACAGGTCATGAGGGCGACTAAAGTGGCGAGGTCGAGCCTTTGTCTTTACGTGACCACGCGCGACACTTGGCGATGGACCCACATTCCCCTCGAAGCGCCACCGGAGGTTGCACCATGACCATGTCCGCCTTGGGCGAGCCCTGTGTTCTGCTCAAACTGGGCGAGGTCGTCCTCAAGGGAAACAACCGCGAGCTCTTCGAGCAGCGGTTGCAGTCCAACATCAAGGCGGCCCTGAAGGACTTCGATGTCAAGGTGGACGTGCGTCAGCGCCACGGCGTGATCGCCCTCTTCCTGCCCCCGGGCACCGCTCCCGAGGTCGCCGATGCGGTCGCCGAGCGGGTCACCCATGTCCCCGGGCTGGTCTGGGTCCAT harbors:
- a CDS encoding lactonase family protein, with the protein product MTGIAYIGGYTPDTGGSGVGITLVDLESLARLGETRASGPSFLAAHPRLPVLYAVEEGERGMVSVFARADDGALTPLSRRPSEGSAPCHLAVDPSGTRLAVANYGDGTVSVHGIDGSGLLTDVWTFPYREGAHAHQAVFGPDGVLYVTDLGAGEVRRYLVDGEVASHPDGPVRLASGMGPRHMARSGDHWYVAGELDGTVRVYDDGWRELRAVPASATGGENAPSHLEVSGGSVYVGNRGPDTVSVFSPLTLDPIAEVGCGGVWPRHFAIAGDRMYVANQRSGGVAVLTMKDGVPRFDGEVFAVGTPSCVLPSA
- a CDS encoding bifunctional helix-turn-helix transcriptional regulator/GNAT family N-acetyltransferase, which encodes MDNHVAEIRAFNRFYTGVIGVLHQGVLDTPYSLTEVRVLFELSRRDRMEAGELRRLLKLDAGYLSRMLGRFETDGLVARERSAADGRRQVIGLTEAGRKTFATLDERSAAQVRGLLDPVTEEDRRRLVASMATIQEILTRTPKAEPYVIRPPRPGDLGWVVHRHGVIYSQEYGWGQDFEALVARIVADYVDKHDPAREAGWIAEVNGERAGCVFCVRQDDETAQLRMLLVEPSTRGMGIGGRLVEECVRFAAAAGYRRITLWTRDVLTGARRIYGAVGFELVEEQPADGFVEEVWARDL
- the tnpA gene encoding IS200/IS605 family transposase, with the protein product MARQVRTSPGAAYDLGYHVVWCPKYRRRVLDGRVKIRLQELIHAKADEHGWEIITLEVMPDHVHLSVKPHPKDSPSYVANQFKGHTSHVLREEFAHLRSRLPTLWSRSYFVASVGAVSAATVCPMVQRRRGRVPNQRLRFLRRHPHQGGRGRR
- a CDS encoding 6-phosphofructokinase; amino-acid sequence: MRIGVLTGGGDCPGLNAVIRAVVRKGVSVYGHEFVGFRDGWRGPLEGDTMPLDIQAVRGILPRGGTILGSSRTNPIKIDGGVEKIKENLVSTGVDALIAIGGEDTLGVAKQLSDKGVKVVGVPKTIDNDLNATDYTFGFDTAVNIATEAIDRLHTTAESHHRALICEVMGRHAGWIALHAGMAGGANVILIPEKPFDIDRVCAYVESRFKTRYAPIIVVAEGAHPIEGQMALQAGELDSFGHVRLGGIGEMLAKEIEKRTGKEARTTVLGHIQRGGTPTAFDRVLATRFGLQAIDAVHDGQFGVMVALQGTDVVRVGLAEATKELKTVPVSRYEEAEVFFG
- a CDS encoding RNA-guided endonuclease InsQ/TnpB family protein; translated protein: MFRILTGRKYRLELDFGQKLFAERVAGICRSVWNTGLEQRRAYRRRGAFIGYAGQCGQLADAKGEFTWLADAPAQVIQQTLKDLDEACRRHGTWKVRWKSKAKWTPSFRFPTAKHIPVEKINRKWGRVFLPKFGWVRFRLSRPLGESVKSATISRDGKHWFVSFLVDDGITQMEGHARPDRVAGVDRGVVTAAVTSGGEFFDRRHAGESGVSSPVPPKEEKADREADLGYLSAGEAERCLRLQRRLARTKKGSARRKVVAGEVGEIMRRVRWRRADFNAQSAHRLTRDYGHIVLEDLGVRGMTASASGTIEEPGSRVAQKSGLNKAILDKGWYGLEVALRSKARCTGSVIGKVPAAYTSQTCSAPACGKVDAKSRESQALFRCTACGYTEHADVNAAKCIRARGQAAGPVVSGRGDSGLPGSVKRQAPRSIARGVPRAAA
- a CDS encoding N,N-dimethylformamidase beta subunit family domain-containing protein, translated to MFEVPLRLAVALTVTLVTVGCSVTAAPVSSGGVSSVRESPSPPGGAGTAVKAGAADATATARNATVAENARAGDPRWRIGDPGTEHEIEGFADRVSVLPGEGFRLYVSTTAGRYTARAFRMGWYGGAGARQVWKSAELPGVRQAPPRTVAATRTVTAARWRPGPEVDTSGWPEGSYLIRLDAATGGRRYVPLTVRSASTRGRLVVVNAVTTWQAYNDWGGRSLYKGPGGFADRSRAVSFDRPYDTSGARLFLDMERDAIQLAERDGLPLSYVTDLELDRDPHVLDGARGLVSLGHDEYWSDHMRHTVEAARAHGTNIAFLGANAVYWRIRFAATPLGPGRLVVCHKDAAEDPGTALWRESGKPENSLTGPMYDCFPSESAYVVTRPGNWIFKGTGVRRGTAFPGMAGVETDKVVAGAPRPMEVLSVSPVDCGGRATVAHSAYYTAPSGAAVFDSGTMRWVCAMRGARCGHGVTARAGAFVRRATRNLLRVFAAGPAGRSHPAEDNLESLGLAGPAPR
- a CDS encoding alkaline phosphatase PhoX translates to MLRRTLMRTGGLAAGAAFAGSLWQGAAQALPLRAPGPYGALGAPDVNGVALPPGFTGRVVARTGRRVGGVLWHPAPDGGACFPDGDGWIYVSNSEVPLLGGATAIRFGPGGAVRGAYRILSGTNLNCAGGRTPWNTWLSCEEILRGRVFECDPYGSRAAMPRLAMGRFRHEAAACDPDRQVIYLTEDEPDGCFYRFRPTHWGDLTAGRLDVLCASSAGAVTWQRVPNPAALLEATRHQVDAARRFNGGEGCHYADGVCFFTTKGDNRVWGYDTESERLEIVYDADAPLRVVDNLTGTPGGDLYVAEDTGNMEINLITPDRVVTPFLRVDGHPKSEITGPAFSPDGRRLYFSSQRGVRGDTAGTDGVTYEVTGPFRR
- a CDS encoding MHYT domain-containing protein; translation: MSHVDHFSYGLITPVLAYVMSSIGCVLGLLLTMRARLSTGPSRLRRLIGGALSIGVTGVWGMHFIAMTGFTVGGPIRYDVPLTAGSAVPAVVVAGAGLFMASHGGERLIPLLGGGLFTGLGMAGMHYAATFAMNTAARISYDPLLVGFSVVIAIAASTVALWFTQRVGGALATGGAGLIMAIAVCGMHYVGMFAMEVQPQISLTPVAGARGSDFMLPALIVISVLTLILLLTVVLSPSEQEQQDDAALLAQLETVHSTDKPLAPAVSRRRPRPPRSG